DNA sequence from the Nocardia fluminea genome:
GTCGTTGATCAAGCAGCCGTAGTCCTGCGCGGCGTGTTCGATGCCGCGCATGGTGGTGGACTCGAACACCGCATCGGGGATCAGGCCGCCGCGGGCGATCTTCGACAGCGCGATCGTCAGATCCGACCCGAAGGTGCGGCGGCGCATCTCCAGGTAGTCCACCGGATCGGGGACGCGATGCTGAATATGGTTGGCCAGCTCCCACAACCAGCTCTCGGTCATCGATTCCACCGCTTGTCGGAAGGTGCGCCGAGCCGCAGGCGACATCGGCCCCGCGGTGCGTGACCACAGGTCGACCAGCGACCGTTCCAGCGGATTGACCGGTGTGTCAACAGGTTTCAGATCCAGCGGCATGAACGTCGACAATCTGGCGTTGCAGACTTTCGCCCCGGCCATCGCGGCGGATCCCTGGGTGGGTGCGAAGACGGTGGGAAAGTAGTCGTCGCCCCAGGTCCCCCAGGTGAGCCATTCGGCCGACAGCGTCAGTGCCTCGACATCGGCGTCGGGATCCAAACCGGCCGAGCACAGCGCGAAATCGAATCCGGCAGTGTCTTCGCGAGTCCACAACTGCCGCCCACCGAGCTCGGGCAACGGGTCGTGGAACCCGACCTGTTGTGCCCAGTCGACACTGGCCGAGCGAGCCACGGGCAGGTGCGGTGACAGACTCAGCTCGAACGGCACTTCGAAGTCCGGCAGCGGCAATTGCCCGGTGCGGCGCAACGGAACCTGGCTGTGACTGCGCAGGCCGCCCGGCCCGGCGAGCCCCTTCCAGAACCCGGGTCTGGCCAGTTCGGTGCCGATCCCCGCGGGACCGAACGACATCGGTCCCGTCGCCGCGGAGCCGTTCATGTACCGATTGGACCGCAGGTGCCATTCGTGGCCCCCCGACTGCCAGTCCTGCAGACCGTGTGCGTACGACAGCGCCGCCGCGCACTGCACCGCGTCCAGCTTGTGCTCGTCGAACAGCAGTGGCAGCTCGGTGAGCACGGTGTTCTCGAACTGGTGGATCCGTGAGGTGAGCTGGTCGTTGACGATGTCGGCGGCCTGCTGTGGCGAACAGTCGAAGAACCGCTCCACCACCAGGACTCCGTTGTTCACCTCGCCTTCTTCCTCGGTCTCGCGCTGATACGAGAAGATGTCGTTGCGTAGGTGCACCGCGTCGGAGAACGTGTCCTTGAGCACGCGCATCGGCCGGGTGCCGACGATGGCTTCGGGAACCTCGATGCCGCGTGCGTACTCCACCAGATCCGCCGACCACGGCGCGCCGCCGACTCTGCGGCGCATCTCGATGTAGTCGATGGGATTGGGAATCCGGGCGGTATTGATATTGCCGATCTCCCAGACACAGTCGAGCAGCAGGTTCCGGGTGCTTTCACGGAACCGAACCTGCCAGCATTCCGACATCGACGGCACCGTCCGGGCCCAGAGGTCGGCGAGACCACGTTCGTCGGGGTTGGTCGGTTCGGGCATGGCGGCACCGTCGGGCGGCATGAACGTGGCCAGGCGGTCGAGATATCGCCGTGCACCGTCCATGTCGCCGGTGCGTTTGAAGGCGTCGAGGAAATGGTCGTCGAAATAGAAGACCCAGGTGTACCAGTCGGTGACGGTGTCGAGCACCGGCGCGTCCGCTTCCGGATGGGTGTAGGCGCACAGGCCGGCGTAGTCCATGCCGTCGAAACTCGCCTCGTCCCACACCACGTCGCCACCGACGGTGTCGCCGAGCATTCCCATCTCGTAGGCCCACTGTTTGGTATGTGCCCGTGCTTGTTCCACGTGCGCGTTCAGCCGCGCGGGATGAGCGACGTAGAACTCGGGCAGCTCGAAGGGCTGCACGATGTCAGCCCTCGGCGCCGAGCTGCACGTTCTCGAGGATCGCGAGGGCATCGGGCACCAGCACCGCACCCGAGTAGTAGGTGCTGACCAGGTAGGAGATGATCGCTTTGTCGTCGATGCCCATGAAGCGCACGTTCAGCCCGGGCTCGTACTCGTCGGGAATCCCGGTCTGGCGCAGGCCGATCACACCCTGTGACGATTCCCCGGTGCGCATCAACATGATCGAGGTGGTGCGGCCGGCCGAGGTGCCGATCTTGTTGCACGGCAAGATCGGTACCCCGCGCCACGAGGGCACCCGATGCCCGTTCAGCTCGGTGCTCGTCGGATAGATGCCGCGGCGGCTGCATTCGGCACCGAAGGCGGCGATGGCCTTCGGATTGGCCAGGAAGAACGCGGGTTCCTTCCAGACCAGGGCAAGCAATTCGTCCATGTCATCCGGTGTCGGCGCACCGGTGCGGGTACTGATCCGCTGCTGCGGTGCGGCGTTGTGCAGCAGTCCGAAGTCTCGGTTGTTGACCATCTCGTCTTCTTGCCGTTCGCGCAGAGCTTCGATCGTCAGCCGCAGCTGCTGTTCGATCTGGTCCATCGGCTTGTTGTAGAGGTCGGCGACTCGGCTGTGGACCCGCAGCACGGTCTGGGCGATGCTCAACTCGTACTCGCGCGGAGACAGGTCGTAGTCGACGAAAGTGCCCGGCAACTGCGGTTCACCGTCGTGACCGGAAGCGAGCTCGATCGAACTCTCGCCGTAGGGGTTGGCTCGCTCATCGGCGACAGCGTCGTCGAGCTGGGCCGCGCGCACGTGCTCGCGCAGACCTTCGATCCGTGCGCTGACCTCGGCCAGCGCGCGGTCGGTGAGGACCAGGCAGGTACACGCGGTCACCGCCTTGACGGTGAAGTCCCATGGCTGCACATCGGCACCGAGGATCCGTTCACCGATGAACCGGCCGTCGGTCATGATTTCCAGGACGGTCGACTCGCCGTAGGCGCCGGTGCCGAGTTTGTCGGCCTTGCCGTGGGCGAGCACCACCAGTTCTTCGGCGGGCCGACCGGCTTCGGCGATGATGTCGCCGGGCGCGTACCGGCGTTCGACGAAGGAGTCCGCCACCGTCTGCAGGGCGGCGTCATCGGTGTAGTCACGCAGGTAGCGCAGTTCACGCAGGTCGGGTGCGAGTACTCGCGCCTGACCCGCGGTGTCGTAGCAGGTGATCAAGCCGTCGCCGACGGTGTAGGTGAGGCGGCGGTTGACGCGGTACACACCACCGTCGGCCTGCACCCAGGGCAGCAGTTTCAGCAGCCACCGTGACGTGATGCCTTGCATCTGCGGCACGGATTTGGTGGTGGTGGCGAGGTTTCGCGCGGCCACAGTGCTGAGGCTCAGCTGGGCGGCGGCAATGGTTCCGGAGAATGGTTCAGCCAGTTCAGTCATGAGTTCTTCCTGCTTCGAGAGACATGGGAGAAACGAGATGACACACCACGGGAGCGAACGAATCAGTTATCCACCGGCTATCGATTGTGGCAACTTCGACTGTACCGGAGAGTCCTCAACGCGCGGAGCCATTTTGCGTGAATAGTGTTGTTAGAGAGTCTTTTTCGGAGCTATAAGCCGATTCTACGGATGCGCTCACCCACGTTCGAATCGCCCTCTCAGCACTGCCAAGAGGACGCCAAATAATTGCTCTAGTGGCTCATGAGCGCCTCATCGCCGCCCTGCCCGCACCCGCGCTTCCGACTACCAGCAGCAGGGCGGTCAGCGCCCAGCGTCGCTGTTCGACCGCCACCGGC
Encoded proteins:
- a CDS encoding terpene synthase family protein, coding for MQPFELPEFYVAHPARLNAHVEQARAHTKQWAYEMGMLGDTVGGDVVWDEASFDGMDYAGLCAYTHPEADAPVLDTVTDWYTWVFYFDDHFLDAFKRTGDMDGARRYLDRLATFMPPDGAAMPEPTNPDERGLADLWARTVPSMSECWQVRFRESTRNLLLDCVWEIGNINTARIPNPIDYIEMRRRVGGAPWSADLVEYARGIEVPEAIVGTRPMRVLKDTFSDAVHLRNDIFSYQRETEEEGEVNNGVLVVERFFDCSPQQAADIVNDQLTSRIHQFENTVLTELPLLFDEHKLDAVQCAAALSYAHGLQDWQSGGHEWHLRSNRYMNGSAATGPMSFGPAGIGTELARPGFWKGLAGPGGLRSHSQVPLRRTGQLPLPDFEVPFELSLSPHLPVARSASVDWAQQVGFHDPLPELGGRQLWTREDTAGFDFALCSAGLDPDADVEALTLSAEWLTWGTWGDDYFPTVFAPTQGSAAMAGAKVCNARLSTFMPLDLKPVDTPVNPLERSLVDLWSRTAGPMSPAARRTFRQAVESMTESWLWELANHIQHRVPDPVDYLEMRRRTFGSDLTIALSKIARGGLIPDAVFESTTMRGIEHAAQDYGCLINDFFSYQKEIEYEAELHNAILVVESFFDCDRDVAATIVDDLMRARMRQFQRLVDDELPVLFEHHRLDDTARAALTSYIDELRDWIAGILHWHRGTSRYRPENLRYPVGHPPRAAARPVHAWGPSGIGTAAARIRPRGGLVATHATSPGRTSL
- a CDS encoding family 2B encapsulin nanocompartment shell protein produces the protein MTELAEPFSGTIAAAQLSLSTVAARNLATTTKSVPQMQGITSRWLLKLLPWVQADGGVYRVNRRLTYTVGDGLITCYDTAGQARVLAPDLRELRYLRDYTDDAALQTVADSFVERRYAPGDIIAEAGRPAEELVVLAHGKADKLGTGAYGESTVLEIMTDGRFIGERILGADVQPWDFTVKAVTACTCLVLTDRALAEVSARIEGLREHVRAAQLDDAVADERANPYGESSIELASGHDGEPQLPGTFVDYDLSPREYELSIAQTVLRVHSRVADLYNKPMDQIEQQLRLTIEALRERQEDEMVNNRDFGLLHNAAPQQRISTRTGAPTPDDMDELLALVWKEPAFFLANPKAIAAFGAECSRRGIYPTSTELNGHRVPSWRGVPILPCNKIGTSAGRTTSIMLMRTGESSQGVIGLRQTGIPDEYEPGLNVRFMGIDDKAIISYLVSTYYSGAVLVPDALAILENVQLGAEG